DNA from Candidatus Methylomirabilota bacterium:
CTACACGTACTCGACCTTCCTCGGCCGCCCGAGCCTCTATCTCGAAGACCTCTTCGTGCTGCCCGAGGAGCGGGGCCGGGGAGCGGGCAAGGCGCTGCTGAGGGCGCTGGCGAGGATCGCGGTCGCGCGCGGCTGCGGCAGGATGGAGTGGACGGTGCTCGACTGGAACACGCCGTCCATCCGGTTCTACAAGGGCCTGGGCGCCCACCTTCACAAGGAGTGGGTGCTGACGCGGCTCACCGGCCCGGCGCTCCGCCGCCTGGCGCGATCCCGCTGAGCCCCGTGGCGGGAGCGCACCAACACGGCTGCAGCTCATCGCCACAATTGAGGACCCGGCCGTCATTCACGGGATCCTCGCCCATCTCGGGCTTCCAGGTACGTGGGATGGCCCGCCGCCTCCGTTTTCCATGACTGAGGCAGGAGCCGAGCGGCAGACACTCCCCGGCGTCACCTTGATTTGACCTTGGCCAGGCGCTCTGGCAGGATCGGCGCGAGATGCCGCTCTGGGCCGCCTCTGCCGGCGGCTGGGTCTCGGCGATGGCGAGTCCGTCCGATGGAAAGGAGACAGGGTATGAACCAGACCACGCGCTTCGGGTCGCTCCGGC
Protein-coding regions in this window:
- a CDS encoding GNAT family N-acetyltransferase; this encodes MARARLAIRRGTARDLPTILALIRGLAEYEHLVHQMEATPARLQRHGFGRRPYFETLICRRGRTPVGFALYFYTYSTFLGRPSLYLEDLFVLPEERGRGAGKALLRALARIAVARGCGRMEWTVLDWNTPSIRFYKGLGAHLHKEWVLTRLTGPALRRLARSR